The following coding sequences lie in one Arachis hypogaea cultivar Tifrunner chromosome 4, arahy.Tifrunner.gnm2.J5K5, whole genome shotgun sequence genomic window:
- the LOC112797033 gene encoding PHD finger protein ALFIN-LIKE 2, whose protein sequence is MEMSSSPRTVEEIFKDYSARRTAVVRALTQDVDEFYGLCDPDKENLCLYGHPNESWEVTLPAEEVPPELPEPALGINFARDGMNRRDWLSLVAVHSDSWLLSVAFYLGARLNRNERKRLFSLINDLPTVFEVVTDRKPSKDKPTVDSGSKSRGSTKRSSDGQVKSNPKFADEGYEEDEDEHSETLCGSCGGNYNADEFWIGCDICERWFHGKCVKITPAKAESIKQYKCPSCNMRRGRP, encoded by the exons ATGGAAATGTCTTCGAGCCCTCGCACCGTTGAAGAGATCTTCAAGGACTACAGCGCTCGTAGAACCGCTGTTGTTCGTGCACTCACTCAAG ATGTTGATGAATTTTACGGCCTCTGTGATCCAG ACAAGGAGAACTTGTGCCTTTATGGACATCCAAATGAATCATGGGAAGTAACTCTGCCAGCAGAGGAGGTTCCACCAGAGCTTCCTGAGCCAGCGCTTGGAATCAATTTTGCTAGAGATGGCATGAACCGCAGGGACTGGCTTTCTTTGGTTGCGGTTCACAGTGACTCGTGGCTGCTTTCTGTGGCCTTCTATCTTGGAGCTCGTCTTAACCGCAATGAGAG GAAGCGTTTATTTAGCTTGATCAATGATCTTCCCACTGTTTTTGAGGTTGTGACTGACAGAAAACCAAGCAAGGACAAGCCCACTGTGGATAGTGGGAGCAAATCTCGGGGAAGCACCAAG AGATCAAGTGATGGGCAAGTTAAAAGCAACCCAAAGTTTGCAGATGAGGGTTacgaagaggatgaagatgagcACAGCGAAACCCTCTGTGGTAGCTGTGGTGGAAATTACAACGCAGATGAATTCTGGATTGGCTGTGATATTTGTGAGAGATGGTTCCATGGGAAATGTGTGAAGATTACCCCGGCAAAGGCTGAGAGCATAAAGCAATACAAATGCCCATCATGCAACATGAGGCGGGGCAGGCCCTAG